In Zea mays cultivar B73 chromosome 7, Zm-B73-REFERENCE-NAM-5.0, whole genome shotgun sequence, the following proteins share a genomic window:
- the LOC100216868 gene encoding uncharacterized protein LOC100216868, translated as MASKKASDLLLLLNAATTGSIRTVVRQLFSRLVFSLQMECSLSMEIVSFWLWLEGNGHPDFLARVESLDNHRLRGIAFAGKMFIEGLRRRSSGGHLNSRGSVEEEEEEEEGYFQEEAMEGIVFYLNNFCYEALEDILEIAEAKERVVYHRARGNQVQQQQQQSSKGKAPMMMSTKDLLSKIKASFTTAARSSHEEGSTSSRSMPSPKKQVLRDIENPIDQCLSTTTYPLATLFDSLKLRDDDPEADPAIIKVPRRRQPSIVPRDERTLFVTFSNGYPFTADELYEFFMGNFGGVEVICVEDPIEPRPPLYAHITFFTQETILHILRGSARVKFVIRGKHLWARQFVPKRKKVRN; from the exons ATGGCTTCCAAGAAGGCGTCCGATCTACTACTACTACTCAATGCTGCCACCACTGGTTCTATCCGTACGGTCGTGCGCCAGCTGTTCTCCCGGCTGGTCTTTTCGCTGCAGATGGAGTGCTCCCTGTCCATGGAGATAGTTTCCTTCTGGCTGTGGCTGGAAGGCAATGGCCACCCCGATTTCCTCGCGAGGGTAGAGTCGCTTGACAACCACCGTCTCCGGGGGATCGCCTTCGCCGGGAAGATGTTCATCGAAGGTCTGCGCCGTAGGTCCAGCGGCGGCCACTTGAACAGCCGCGGATctgtggaggaggaggaggaggaagaagaaggctATTTCCAGGAAGAAGCCATGGAAGGTATCGTCTTCTACCTCAACAACTTCTGCTACGAGGCTCTGGAAGACATTCTAGAGATAGCGGAGGCCAAGGAACGTGTCGTCTACCACCGTGCCCGTGGCAACCaagttcagcagcagcagcagcagagcaGCAAGGGTAAAGCTCCCATGATGATGAGCACG AAGGATCTCTTGTCTAAGATCAAGGCCTCCTTTACTACTGCTGCTCGGAGCAGCCATGAAGAAGGCTCGACGAGTTCTAGAAGCATGCCATCGCCCAAGAAACAGGTCCTCAGAGACATAGAGAACCCAATCGACCAGTGCCTGTCAACGACGACGTACCCTTTGGCGACCCTTTTCGATTCCCTGAAGCTGAGGGACGATGATCCAGAAGCCGATCCAGCT ATCATCAAGGTGCCGCGACGACGACAGCCCAGTATTGTACCACGTGACGAGAGAACTCTCTTCGTGACTTTCTCCAACGGATACCCCTTCACCGCGGATGAACTGTACGAATTCTTTATGGG GAACTTTGGAGGTGTTGAAGTCATATGCGTGGAGGATCCAATCGAACCCAGACCACCGCTCTATGCGCACATCACATTTTTCACGCAGGAGACGATCCTCCACATCCTCCGTGGGAGCGCAAGGGTGAAGTTCGTGATACGAGGGAAGCATCTGTGGGCTCGCCAGTTCGTTCCAAAGCGGAAGAAAGTTCGGAACTGA